In Collimonas arenae, a single genomic region encodes these proteins:
- the rpsL gene encoding 30S ribosomal protein S12: MPTINQLIRQPRVSAVVKSKSPALENSPQKRGVCTRVYTTTPKKPNSALRKVAKVRLTNGFEVISYIGGEGHNLQEHSVVLLRGGRVKDLPGVRYHMVRGALDTQGVKDRKQARSKYGAKRAKATKK, from the coding sequence ATGCCAACCATCAATCAATTGATTCGCCAGCCGCGCGTTTCTGCGGTCGTAAAGAGCAAATCACCAGCGCTGGAAAACAGCCCGCAAAAACGCGGCGTTTGCACCCGCGTTTATACGACAACTCCAAAGAAGCCAAACTCGGCTCTGCGTAAAGTTGCCAAAGTTCGCCTGACCAACGGTTTCGAAGTCATTTCGTACATCGGCGGTGAAGGCCATAACCTGCAAGAACATAGTGTCGTGCTGTTGCGCGGCGGCCGTGTAAAAGACTTGCCGGGTGTGCGTTACCACATGGTTCGCGGTGCACTGGATACCCAGGGCGTCAAGGATCGTAAGCAAGCACGTTCGAAGTACGGTGCAAAGCGTGCTAAGGCTACAAAGAAATAA